In Rattus norvegicus strain BN/NHsdMcwi chromosome 1, GRCr8, whole genome shotgun sequence, a genomic segment contains:
- the Cyp2b14l1 gene encoding cytochrome P450 2B15-like, producing the protein MGQGGEENVAQVGVPLIPTSFFQRIAANIICSIVFGECFDYKDHQFLHLLDLIYQTFALMAPCPASLSFLWVFQLFSGFLKYFPGVHKQISKNLQEILNYIGHSVEKHMATLDPSAPRDFINTYLLHMENEKSNHHTEFHHQTSVLSHFFDGTETTSTTLCCSFLIMLKYHHVKGIEAFDLKYEPLNFCLHGV; encoded by the exons ATGGGACAGGGTGGAGAGGAGAATGTGGCCCAGGTAG GAGTCCCCCTGATCCCCACCTCCTTCTTCCAGCGCATTGCAGCAAACATCATCTGCTCCATTGTCTTTGGAGAGTGCTTTGACTACAAAGACCACCAGTTCCTGCATCTGCTGGATCTGATCTATCAGACATTTGCCCTTATGGCTCCTTGTCCAGCCAG TCTCTCTTTCTTATGGGTGTTTCAGCTTTTCTCTGGCTTCTTGAAATACTTTCCTGGTGTCCACAAACAAATCTCCAAAAACCTACAAGAAATCCTCAACTACATTGGCCATAGTGTGGAGAAGCACATGGCTACCTTGGACCCCAGCGCTCCACGAGATTTCATCAATACCTACCTTCTGCACATGGAGAAT GAAAAGTCCAACCATCACACAGAGTTCCATCACCAGACTTCTGTGCTCTCTCACTTCTTTGATGGCACCGAGACCACCAGCACCACACTCTGTTGCTCCTTCCTGATCATGCTCAAGTACCACCATGTCAAAG GAATTGAGGCTTTCGACCTCAAATATGAGCCACTAAATTTCTGCCTGCATGGCGTGTAG